In Aspergillus luchuensis IFO 4308 DNA, chromosome 1, nearly complete sequence, the following are encoded in one genomic region:
- a CDS encoding uncharacterized protein (COG:U;~EggNog:ENOG410Q1UI): MSDDEDFYDEYDEDIFWVEEPDPTVADDLAATATATNDLIFYDDPALEAEEFFSDWDDLSDDYYDQDPTAVRRQRALNALLAQKTLSAGIPPTKRSWKHPSKGLFDIAAFQGVVWKSPADDLKIALHEPGEGEKVALLKNWREVFRNSNPAIGRARVRKDVAGRRGTGAPEVVDLYGAEDLEADEGEDADIEDGVEVDMSSGNGNGTLEDVPAAGGDTDMVETGTTEGTQDLPDGIKPSDSLEVPKSKPNGVAAASADKPATRGRKRKAEEESEPVPEATSKTRSKRVATQKVGEAKAPNPAPSGPVRRSARNKK, from the exons ATGTCTGATGACGAAGACTTCTATGATGAATATGACGAAGACATCTTCTGGGTAGAAGAACCCGATCCTACTGTCGCT GACGATCTCGCGGCGACAGCAACCGCAACAAATGACTTGATCTTCTATGACGATCCGGCCCTCGAAGCCGAAGAATTCTTCAGCGACTGGGACGATCTTTCCGACGATTACTACGACCAAGACCCGACCGCAGTCCGACGTCAACGTGCCCTCAACGCCCTTCTAGCCCAAAAGACCCTCTCCGCGGGTATTCCGCCCACGAAACGCAGTTGGAAGCACCCCTCCAAGGGTCTGTTCGATATCGCAGCATTCCAGGGTGTGGTGTGGAAAAGCCCCGCTGACGATCTGAAAATTGCGCTGCATGAGccaggagagggagagaaggtcgCGTTGTTGAAGAATTGGCGGGAGGTATTCCGCAATTCGAACCCCGCGATTGGAAGAGCCAGGGTTAGAAAAGACGTCGCGGGACGGAGAGGAACTGGTGCACCGGAAGTGGTGGATTTGTATGGTGCCGAGGATCTAGAAGCAgacgagggcgaggatgcaGATATTGAGGATGGAGTGGAGGTGGATATGTCAAGCGGAAATGGCAATGGTACGCTGGAAGACGTGCCTGCTGCTGGCGGTGACACGGACATGGTTGAGACTGGAACTACGGAAGGTACTCAGGACCTTCCTGATGGTATAAAGCCGTCTGACTCTCTTGAGGTGCCCAAGTCGAAACCAAACGGTGTCGCCGCTGCATCGGCAGACAAGCCAGCAACAAGAGGCCGCAAGCGcaaggctgaagaagaaagcgaaCCTGTCCCTGAAGCAACCAGTAAGACGAGATCGAAACGCGTCGCAACCCAGAAAGTCGGCGAGGCCAAAGCCCCTAATCCCGCGCCATCAGGTCCGGTGCGGAGATCGGCCAGAAACAAGAAGTAA